In Afipia sp. GAS231, a single window of DNA contains:
- a CDS encoding xanthine dehydrogenase family protein molybdopterin-binding subunit: MGVEGIGASVVRKEDRRFTTGKGRYVDDIKLQGMTHAHFIRSPHAHAKVKGIDSSAAMKMPGVVGVLTGQQIVDDKVGNLICGWAITSKDGTPMKMGAWPAMAPETVRFVGQAVAVVIAETKNQAKDAAEAVVVNYEELPVVADIRSALKPGAPQLHPEAPGNVIYDWHIGDEAAVKDAFGKAANVVTLELTNNRLVPNAMEPRAAIAEYDEAEEHFTLYTTSQNPHVARLVLSAFYNIAPEHKLRVIAPDVGGGFGSKIYIYPEEMVALWASKKVRRPVKWTGDRTEAFLTDAHGRDHISKAEMAFDKDNKIIGLRVKTHANLGAYMSLFSSSVPTYLYATLLSGQYNIPAIYAEVMTVYTNTTPVDAYRGAGRPEASYLVERLMETAARQLKVDPTELRRKNFITQFPHQTPVIMAYDIGDFGASLDASMKAIDYAGFPARKAKAKADGKLRGLGVSCYIEACGIAPSKAVGSLGAGVGLWESAEIRVNPVGTIEVLTGSHSHGQGHETTFAQLISERLGVPISQVQIVHGDTDKVQFGMGTYGSRSLAVGGTAIIKAMEKVEAKAKKIAAHQLEASENDIVIENGEFKVTGTDKSIALPMVALAAYTAHNLPDGMEPGLKETAFYDPTNFTFPAGTYICEIEVDPATGKTSFVNFVAADDFGRLINPMIVEGQVHGGLAQGIGQALLEHAVYDANGQPITASFMDYTMPRADDLPSFKLSHTPTLCPGNPLGVKGCGEAGAIGSSAAVINAITDAIGHNKLEMPATPDRVWHAIHG; encoded by the coding sequence ATGGGCGTTGAAGGCATTGGCGCAAGCGTTGTGCGCAAGGAAGACCGCCGTTTCACGACTGGCAAGGGCCGCTACGTCGACGACATCAAGCTTCAGGGCATGACCCATGCCCATTTCATCCGCAGCCCGCACGCGCATGCCAAGGTCAAGGGTATCGATTCATCCGCGGCGATGAAGATGCCGGGCGTGGTCGGCGTGCTGACCGGCCAGCAGATCGTCGACGACAAGGTCGGCAACCTGATTTGCGGCTGGGCCATCACCTCCAAGGACGGCACGCCGATGAAGATGGGCGCATGGCCGGCGATGGCGCCGGAAACCGTGCGTTTCGTCGGCCAGGCGGTCGCGGTCGTGATCGCCGAGACCAAGAACCAGGCCAAGGACGCCGCCGAAGCCGTGGTGGTCAATTACGAAGAACTCCCCGTCGTCGCCGACATCCGCTCGGCGCTCAAGCCGGGCGCACCGCAGTTGCATCCGGAAGCCCCGGGCAACGTCATCTATGACTGGCACATCGGTGACGAGGCTGCCGTCAAGGACGCCTTCGGCAAGGCCGCCAATGTGGTCACGCTGGAATTGACCAACAACCGGCTGGTGCCGAATGCGATGGAGCCGCGCGCGGCGATCGCGGAATACGACGAGGCCGAAGAGCATTTTACGCTGTACACGACGTCGCAGAACCCGCATGTCGCCCGCCTGGTGCTGTCGGCGTTCTACAACATCGCGCCGGAGCACAAGCTGCGGGTGATCGCCCCCGACGTCGGCGGTGGGTTCGGCTCCAAGATCTACATATACCCGGAAGAAATGGTGGCGCTGTGGGCCTCCAAGAAGGTCCGACGCCCGGTGAAGTGGACCGGCGACCGCACCGAAGCCTTCCTGACCGACGCCCATGGCCGCGACCATATCTCGAAGGCGGAGATGGCGTTCGACAAGGACAACAAGATCATCGGCTTGCGGGTAAAAACCCACGCCAATCTCGGCGCCTACATGTCGCTGTTCTCGTCGTCGGTGCCGACCTATCTCTACGCCACGCTGCTGTCGGGCCAGTACAACATCCCGGCGATCTACGCCGAGGTGATGACGGTCTACACCAACACCACGCCGGTCGATGCCTATCGCGGCGCGGGCCGCCCCGAAGCGAGCTATCTGGTCGAGCGGCTGATGGAAACCGCGGCGCGGCAATTGAAGGTCGATCCGACGGAATTGCGCCGCAAGAACTTCATCACCCAGTTCCCGCATCAGACGCCGGTGATCATGGCCTATGACATCGGCGATTTCGGCGCCTCGCTGGATGCGTCGATGAAGGCGATCGACTATGCCGGTTTCCCCGCGCGCAAGGCCAAGGCCAAAGCCGACGGCAAGCTGCGCGGCCTCGGCGTCTCCTGCTACATCGAGGCCTGCGGCATCGCGCCCTCGAAGGCGGTCGGCAGCCTCGGCGCCGGCGTCGGCCTGTGGGAGTCGGCTGAAATCCGGGTCAATCCGGTCGGTACCATCGAGGTCCTGACCGGATCGCACAGCCACGGCCAGGGCCATGAGACCACCTTCGCGCAGTTGATTTCGGAACGCTTGGGCGTACCGATCAGCCAGGTGCAGATCGTCCATGGCGACACCGATAAAGTGCAGTTCGGCATGGGCACCTACGGTTCGCGCTCGCTTGCGGTCGGCGGCACCGCCATCATCAAGGCGATGGAAAAGGTCGAAGCCAAGGCGAAGAAGATCGCAGCCCATCAGCTCGAAGCGTCGGAGAACGACATCGTCATCGAGAATGGCGAGTTCAAGGTCACCGGCACCGACAAGTCGATCGCGCTGCCGATGGTGGCGCTCGCCGCCTACACCGCGCACAACCTGCCGGATGGCATGGAGCCCGGTCTGAAGGAAACCGCGTTCTACGATCCCACCAACTTCACCTTCCCGGCCGGCACTTATATCTGCGAGATCGAAGTCGATCCCGCGACCGGCAAGACCTCGTTCGTCAACTTCGTTGCGGCCGACGATTTCGGCCGGCTGATCAATCCGATGATCGTCGAAGGTCAGGTTCACGGCGGCTTGGCCCAGGGTATCGGCCAGGCGCTGCTTGAACACGCGGTCTACGACGCCAACGGTCAGCCGATCACGGCCTCGTTCATGGATTACACCATGCCGCGCGCCGACGATTTACCGTCGTTCAAGCTCTCGCATACGCCGACGCTGTGTCCGGGCAATCCGCTCGGGGTCAAGGGCTGCGGCGAAGCCGGCGCGATCGGCTCTTCGGCGGCCGTGATCAACGCGATCACGGATGCCATCGGTCACAACAAACTGGAAATGCCGGCGACGCCCGATCGCGTCTGGCATGCCATTCACGGCTAA
- a CDS encoding methyl-accepting chemotaxis protein, with product MLGFAVTLAISAASMGFAYLGFERVSGGVDSYRRSVLEADLARNIDRELISYRSQARYFVATGKEEDGKAALAAEGSLKDAIIASMKGTTNPARLEQIVKLEREFRAFTKIFADILKVKDQSALITQNQLARTGTTLRYKLDDLPSNADDSEIQVITLGTKRVLEQFQAVTALANTFVVNSDKTTAASALARLKFVEGSLKAISSNTDKIQQGIKEVSVMLDEYRQALTKLVDNSKEIDELTLEMTESAAAINQGSGVMKADLVADQKRLEGESHATIGETEQLILMLAAGGFVLGCVWAFLLGKGISRPMTKMCSAMRELAAGNFDVVLPGLGRKDELGEMAGAVEEFKVQAVARAERDAATQEAQNKAASAARRAELIRFADDFETAVGAIVGNVSASAVQLEAAAGTLTRTAETTQSLSSQVAGASEEASSNMQSVASATEELSASVDEIGRRVKESSQIAEAAVRQAEQTDGRIGKLSRAAQEIGDVVKLITAIAEQTNLLALNATIEAARAGDAGRGFAVVASEVKSLASQTARATDEISNHISGMQGATQESVAAIKEIGGTIGKISDIATTISDAVQQQSTATQEIARSVQNVAQGTQEAAANVMQVNRGATETGTASEEVLNSARSLSSESARLREELDRFMANIRAA from the coding sequence ATGCTCGGCTTTGCCGTGACGCTGGCGATTTCGGCCGCCAGCATGGGTTTTGCCTATCTCGGCTTCGAACGTGTGTCCGGGGGCGTCGACTCCTACCGCCGCAGCGTGCTGGAGGCGGATCTGGCCCGCAACATCGACCGCGAATTGATCTCCTACCGGTCGCAGGCCCGCTATTTCGTGGCGACGGGCAAGGAAGAGGACGGCAAGGCGGCGCTAGCGGCCGAGGGCAGCCTGAAGGACGCCATTATTGCCTCGATGAAGGGCACCACCAACCCGGCCCGGCTCGAGCAGATCGTGAAACTGGAGCGGGAATTCCGCGCCTTCACCAAGATTTTCGCCGACATCCTCAAGGTCAAGGACCAGAGCGCGCTGATCACGCAAAACCAGCTCGCGCGTACCGGCACCACGTTGCGCTACAAGCTCGACGATCTCCCCAGCAACGCCGACGACTCCGAAATTCAGGTCATTACCCTCGGGACAAAACGCGTGCTGGAACAGTTTCAGGCGGTGACGGCGCTGGCCAACACCTTCGTGGTCAATTCCGACAAGACGACCGCGGCGAGTGCGCTGGCGCGCCTGAAATTCGTCGAGGGGTCGCTGAAGGCGATCTCGTCGAACACCGACAAGATCCAGCAGGGGATCAAGGAAGTCTCCGTCATGCTGGACGAATACCGGCAGGCGCTAACCAAGCTGGTCGACAATTCCAAGGAAATCGACGAGCTGACCCTCGAAATGACGGAGTCGGCGGCCGCCATCAACCAGGGCTCCGGCGTGATGAAGGCGGACCTGGTGGCCGACCAGAAGCGGCTCGAGGGTGAATCGCACGCGACCATCGGCGAGACCGAGCAACTGATCCTGATGCTGGCGGCCGGCGGCTTCGTGCTCGGCTGCGTCTGGGCCTTCTTGCTCGGCAAGGGCATTTCCCGGCCGATGACCAAGATGTGCAGTGCAATGCGCGAACTCGCGGCCGGCAATTTTGACGTCGTGCTGCCCGGCCTCGGGCGCAAGGACGAACTCGGCGAGATGGCGGGTGCGGTGGAGGAGTTCAAGGTGCAGGCCGTAGCCCGCGCCGAGCGCGACGCCGCCACCCAGGAAGCACAGAACAAGGCTGCGAGCGCGGCGCGGCGCGCCGAACTCATTCGCTTTGCTGATGATTTCGAGACCGCGGTCGGCGCCATCGTCGGCAACGTTTCGGCATCCGCGGTGCAGCTTGAAGCCGCGGCAGGCACCCTGACGCGGACGGCGGAAACCACCCAGAGCCTGTCGAGCCAGGTGGCCGGCGCCTCGGAAGAGGCCTCCAGCAACATGCAGTCGGTGGCGTCAGCGACCGAGGAGCTTTCGGCCTCCGTCGACGAGATCGGCCGCCGCGTCAAGGAATCCAGCCAGATCGCTGAGGCCGCGGTGCGTCAGGCCGAACAGACCGACGGCCGCATCGGAAAATTGTCGCGCGCGGCGCAGGAGATCGGCGACGTCGTCAAGCTGATTACCGCGATCGCCGAGCAGACCAATCTGCTGGCGCTGAACGCCACCATCGAGGCCGCCCGCGCCGGCGATGCTGGCCGAGGATTCGCGGTGGTCGCGTCCGAGGTCAAGTCGCTGGCGAGCCAGACCGCGCGGGCGACCGACGAAATCTCCAACCACATCTCCGGCATGCAGGGCGCAACGCAAGAGTCCGTGGCGGCGATCAAGGAGATCGGCGGCACCATCGGCAAGATTTCCGATATCGCCACCACGATCTCCGATGCGGTTCAGCAGCAGAGCACGGCGACGCAGGAAATCGCGCGCAGCGTCCAGAACGTGGCGCAGGGCACCCAGGAAGCCGCCGCCAACGTCATGCAGGTCAACCGCGGCGCCACCGAAACCGGCACGGCCTCGGAAGAGGTGCTGAATTCGGCGCGCTCGCTGTCGAGCGAAAGCGCCCGCCTGCGCGAGGAGCTCGACCGCTTCATGGCGAATATCAGGGCGGCTTAG
- a CDS encoding CaiB/BaiF CoA-transferase family protein — MLDKPAAQSATRASGPLAGFRIVEFAGIGPGPFACMMLADMGAEVVTLDRIGAKKNLKAVATRGRKVVELDLKDKASIAQALDLLSHADALIEGFRPGVMERLGLGPDVVMARNPRLVFGRMTGWGQEGPLANAAGHDINYISITGALAAIGTKEKPVPPLNLVGDFGGGALYLVVGVLAAMLEASKSGKGQVVDAAMCDGAASLMSMFFDMTAMGRWTDERATNFLDGGAHFYGVYECSCGHFISIGSIEPQFYALLRQHAGLTDADFDAQMDRKAWPALKAKLEKVFKTKTREDWCKIMEGSDICFAPILTMQEAPKHPHNAARNIFIERHGVTQPAPAPRFSRTPSAVRDAVSADIGELTSAWKAGR; from the coding sequence GTGCTCGATAAACCAGCCGCCCAATCCGCCACCCGCGCCTCCGGTCCGCTCGCCGGTTTCCGCATCGTCGAATTCGCCGGCATCGGCCCGGGCCCGTTCGCCTGCATGATGCTGGCCGACATGGGCGCGGAAGTCGTGACGCTCGATCGCATCGGCGCCAAGAAGAACCTGAAAGCGGTGGCGACACGCGGCCGAAAAGTTGTTGAGCTCGATTTGAAGGACAAGGCTTCGATCGCGCAGGCACTCGACCTGCTTAGCCATGCCGACGCGCTGATCGAAGGCTTTCGGCCTGGCGTGATGGAGCGATTGGGCCTCGGTCCCGACGTGGTGATGGCGCGCAACCCGCGTCTGGTGTTCGGCCGGATGACCGGCTGGGGTCAGGAAGGCCCGCTGGCCAACGCCGCCGGCCATGACATCAACTACATCTCGATCACCGGTGCGCTGGCCGCGATCGGCACCAAGGAAAAGCCAGTGCCGCCGCTCAACCTGGTCGGCGACTTCGGCGGCGGCGCGCTTTACCTCGTGGTCGGCGTACTCGCCGCTATGCTCGAAGCGTCGAAATCCGGCAAGGGCCAGGTGGTCGATGCCGCGATGTGCGACGGCGCGGCATCACTGATGTCGATGTTCTTCGACATGACGGCGATGGGCCGCTGGACCGATGAGCGCGCCACCAACTTCCTCGACGGCGGCGCGCATTTCTACGGCGTTTACGAATGCTCCTGCGGCCATTTTATCTCGATCGGCTCGATCGAGCCGCAGTTCTACGCACTGCTGCGCCAGCATGCCGGCCTCACCGACGCCGACTTCGACGCCCAGATGGACCGCAAGGCCTGGCCGGCGCTGAAGGCAAAGCTGGAAAAGGTGTTCAAGACCAAGACTCGCGAAGACTGGTGCAAGATCATGGAAGGCAGCGACATCTGCTTCGCGCCGATCCTGACCATGCAGGAAGCGCCAAAGCATCCGCATAATGCGGCGCGCAACATTTTCATCGAGCGTCACGGCGTCACCCAGCCCGCCCCCGCGCCGCGTTTCTCGCGCACGCCTTCGGCGGTGCGAGATGCGGTGAGTGCGGATATTGGTGAGCTGACGAGCGCGTGGAAGGCGGGACGGTAG
- a CDS encoding xanthine dehydrogenase family protein subunit M — protein sequence MYETIYHRPSSVDEAAALFAKGSESKYLAGGHTLIPVMKQRLASPSDVIDLARIKDLVGIEPSGDGIVIKAATTHYDVAQSSIVKKAIPALAYLASLIGDPAVRHRGTIGGSIANNDPAADYPAALVGLDATVKTNKRNIKAGDFFKGLFTTALEDGEIITAVSFPVTDKAGYAKFPHPASRFALTGVFVARSPGGDIRVAATGASQNGVMRVPAIEAALKANWSPGAIDGVTVSADGLMSDLHGSSDYRANLIKVMAQRAVIAAG from the coding sequence ATGTATGAGACAATTTATCATCGCCCCTCCTCGGTCGACGAAGCCGCGGCACTGTTCGCCAAGGGTTCGGAATCGAAGTACCTCGCCGGCGGCCACACGCTGATCCCGGTGATGAAGCAGCGGCTGGCGTCGCCGTCCGACGTGATCGATCTCGCCCGGATCAAGGATCTGGTCGGCATCGAACCATCGGGCGACGGGATCGTCATCAAGGCCGCCACGACGCATTACGACGTGGCCCAGAGCAGTATCGTAAAGAAAGCGATTCCCGCGCTGGCCTATCTCGCTTCGCTGATCGGCGATCCCGCCGTGCGGCATCGCGGCACCATCGGCGGCTCGATCGCCAACAACGATCCGGCCGCGGATTATCCTGCGGCTCTGGTTGGGCTTGATGCCACCGTGAAAACCAACAAGCGCAACATCAAGGCCGGCGATTTCTTCAAGGGCCTGTTTACGACGGCGCTGGAAGACGGCGAGATCATCACCGCGGTCTCCTTCCCGGTGACCGACAAGGCCGGGTATGCCAAATTCCCCCACCCGGCGTCGCGTTTCGCGCTGACCGGTGTGTTCGTGGCCAGGAGCCCGGGAGGCGATATCCGCGTCGCCGCCACCGGAGCTTCGCAGAACGGCGTCATGCGGGTACCGGCGATCGAAGCGGCGCTGAAGGCCAATTGGTCGCCCGGCGCCATCGACGGCGTCACCGTCTCGGCCGACGGCCTGATGAGCGATCTTCACGGCTCGTCGGACTACCGCGCTAACCTGATCAAGGTGATGGCGCAGCGGGCGGTAATCGCTGCGGGCTAG
- a CDS encoding (2Fe-2S)-binding protein, translating to MSTIKLTVNGKAVSVDVEDRTLLVHLLRENLNLTGTHVGCDTSQCGACVVHIDGKAVKSCTVLAGQAAGSNVTTIEGLSKGDELHPMQAAFRDNHGLQCGYCTPGMIMSAVDIVHRYGGKLDEETVRHELEGNICRCTGYHNIVKSVLDAAGRMKVSQAAE from the coding sequence GTGTCTACCATCAAACTGACGGTGAACGGCAAGGCCGTCTCGGTCGATGTCGAGGACCGGACCCTCCTCGTCCATCTCCTGCGCGAAAATCTCAACCTGACCGGCACCCATGTCGGCTGCGATACCAGCCAGTGCGGCGCCTGCGTCGTCCATATCGACGGCAAGGCGGTCAAATCCTGCACGGTGCTGGCCGGACAGGCCGCCGGCTCCAACGTCACCACGATCGAAGGCCTTTCGAAGGGCGACGAACTGCATCCGATGCAGGCGGCGTTCCGCGACAATCATGGCCTGCAGTGCGGCTATTGCACGCCCGGCATGATCATGTCGGCGGTCGATATCGTGCACCGCTACGGCGGCAAGCTGGACGAGGAAACCGTCCGCCATGAGCTGGAAGGCAATATCTGCCGCTGCACCGGCTACCACAACATCGTCAAATCGGTGCTCGATGCGGCCGGCCGCATGAAGGTCTCGCAGGCGGCCGAATAG